Below is a window of Humulus lupulus chromosome 2, drHumLupu1.1, whole genome shotgun sequence DNA.
TAGCGGCAATTATGCCTATCTCGTGCAATTTTTCAATTGAACACTTTGTTATATCGATAACATGATTCATATTATTGATCCCTTCACATTCCATACTATTGTTCTCTGTCTCAAGCTTTTCATCAGGGAACTTCCAAGTTACAGCTTCAGCATACACTCCACACAGTCTTATTACAGCTTCTATGACCATATGTGCAATCTTTAACACTTCTGATCCATGTGAATTTATTCTCTGCATTTAGATGAGAGATTATTACTTCTGGTGATAAATGCCTAAAAGGCTCTTTTGACACATACTTAATTGACAAATAATATAACTACTTTGATCAACTACTTGCATGATAAGAATCCATCTCAAAAAGGAAactaatttatttataatatgaaaACTCAAATCAAATTGTGGTAAACATATACTAACCCCCCAAAACATTGCAAGAAGTCAATTGACATCACTTAAATGTTGTTGTTCTTGTTATGAGAAATTTCCTAATTCTCAtgttttatttttgaaactagGATCCCAGCCTAACCCTACAATATTTGGAGACTAGGAATTTGTAACAATTGCTATGTAGCCAAGGAGGGACTCAAACCTCAGACCTTGAGGGAGCAAACCACGTGTCTGGTTATTTGAGCTACCCCTCTTGGTTAATTTTCATATTTTATGCTCAACATTCAATGAATAAACACAAGTTATACTACAGTACCTTGATGTCTGATATCAACTCTTTGGTTAAGTTTAACTGTTCAATAATGAACTTTTCAGTAGTATCCTTCAACGTTTTGTTAACTGAAACAGGGATTCTTGCCAGAGCTGAATAACTAGCAGTGGAGAATCTCAGAAAATCCAATAGCAGCTGAAAATGAAATTCGGAAAATAAAAGTTTATGCAATGAGAATcttcaaaataaataataataataaacatactGAAATAAGGTAAGAAGTTCTGACAAGAAAAATTATAAGGTAAGAAGTTCTTAAACCACAAATATAACCTTAAACAAAATGGAAAATTTTTGTCTTAACTCTGAAGGATATAAGAGCTCCAATAATGTCAAAAATCATCTACCTGAAAAAACAGTTCGCTATGCTCCTCTTCTTGAGACTCCCCAGAGGACATAAGAGTCATCTTCAGGTGCTTTCCGCACCATATGCTTGCCTGACATATTGCATTCAAGATTTTACATTATGGCCTAACTGAGAATAAGATATCTATAAATTTTCTTTGCGAGGAGTAGAGAATCATCTATACCTTCGTCGCAAGGGTAAGAAATTGGCATTGACAACAGGATATACCAGATTCCAGGTGTTTTAAAGCCACATGTATTATGGCCTTGTTTAGCATGCACTGAGTTACATCCAGACAAGTGTAGTCTTCCCAAAATGTCAAGCTTGTTGTCAAGGCAAAAAACAGCATACACTTTATAATACACTAGACTGTGACTTTATgagaaagaaacaaaaaaaaaaattatctttggTGTGAAATCTTGGCCCATCTTAAACAAGGAGATCAGGGATTAAAGCATCTTCTCTAAAGCTGTCTACTGATAACATGCCTACAAACCCATATACAAAAGCAGCTGACAAATACGAATTGATCAAATGCCATgtaaaagaaggaaatttggatTTGGAAGAACTAAAATAGGGCATTGTATATTCGAAATTGCGAAGTACAAGAAAATAGTTGTACACCCAAATAAGTGATTTCCAAAAACTATGATATGAAAGTTGAAATTACAGAAAATGATGCAAATTTCAGCAATGAGAACGCACATATACAAATATAAATGGCAAAAATTAAGGATGAAAATGGTAAAGAGGTCAGCGGATACTGTGAGGCATTCGATGAGGGAAACCAAGTCAGATTTCTCTGTTATCTCTAATTTTCCGAGTTCATATAGCAGCTGGGTACGGCTCTCTACAACCTGTATGTTGGTTTGTAATCTCATCAATCTAATCAAGTTCCAAATACTATAAACAACAAATCAACATATCATTAAAAATTGGCGaaaataatgataaaatttaGCCGCAAATACTTATTTGTTCTGAATCAGTAGCCCAACAACAAGTTCACAAACTCTCTACAAGACAACAATTCTTTTTCCTCCTTTCAAATTCGAAATTCGAAGAGCCAAATTAAACCAACAGCAGTACGAAAGTTATTGTATGCGAGAGAAAAATCAATGATTTCTTAGGGGAAAATGTTGATACATAGAAAGTGCGTTTCGCTTTCCCGGAAAGTGAAATGGAAAAGAAAATGAAATAAAACTTACATCTGAAGATTTAATGGCGTCTAATATGCTCTGCAAATCGTTGCTCGACTTCTTTCCCTCCATTCTCCGTTCTCTCTTATCCCTCTGATGATTTGCATTTCCCGCCTTTTTAAGATGCTTGGTGACCCAAATTTATTTAAATTCGGATAAGGACATTGAGAaatcaaatttatatttttacccccattttctttttgaaaatataaattgTACCCCCTTTATTGTTAGAAAATACACTTTTTCACACCTGAAACATAAATTATACCATTTTGGTCCCTGGACCCTTCTgattaaaaatttggtcaaaatagTATTATATAAGACTAAAATACTTTCTAATTTCTGAGCTTTTTGGGTTTTAATTTATTgatagatatttttaattaataaattctatttatttattttattttagtaataaAAAGAAAATCAGCACTAACCATGGTGCTGTTGATGTTCTCCACCAACGTCCCCTCAATACTGGCTGTGTTATGAGAAAAATATTAgttgatttattatttttttctggAATTTGATTTGTTTTAGAGAGTTGGATTTGTTTATGTTTCACAAAATTGTAGAATTTTTTTGCTTGAGAAATTAGTGTTcccatatttcttttaataatttgttttttttcatcaaagaatattgctttttctttttaataaattttgttttcatcaaagaattttttttaataattatctgatttatttttttttgggttgAGGTAGGGGTGTAGAAAAGGgaagaaaaaaacaaataaagatAGAAATCATTTATACAATAGTAATTAGGGTTTTTACCGGCGAAAATACTCAATGTTTATACGTTGTTCCACTTTTACACCCAATCTTTATTTTTCGCAGTGAATATACCCAAACCCACATGAACTGTGTCTCCGTCACTACTTAACCCCTAACAGCATTAAAAACGCTTACGTGGCCAATTGCGTGTACAAACCCAGACACATATACGTGTTATTAGACATTGAAGTGAACCAAAGCTATAAGTTGACTAGGGTATAGCTATCCAAACTGACACAAATAGCAGCACTATTATTATTTGGCTACTTGAGAGACTGAGAAAAACAAATCAATGGAAGTCAGTGGCGGTGGTTGGGGGTGGCTCAGCCTCATCATTATCCCTCTCTTCCTTCTCAAATTCATTTCCGGGACCCTTCACCCTTCCCATAATCAGCACCATCTTATCCCTCCGCAAATCCATCTCCGacctcgagctcatcctctgcaACCTCCACGCCAAGTACGACCCCATTGTCTCTCTCCGCATCGGCTCCTACCCCGCTGTCTTCATCGCCGACCATCACCTTGCCCACCAAGCCCTCATCCACAATGGTGCCATATTTGCCGACCGCCCTTCCGCTCTCCCCACCACTAAAATCTTCAACAACAAACGAGCACAACATCAGCTCCGCCAGGTACGGCCCAACATGGCGCCTCCTCCGCCGCAACATCACTTTCGAGATCCTCCACCCTTCGCGGGTCAAGCTCGCAAATGGGTTCTCGATATTCTCCTCAAACGCCTCGAATCCGATGCTCAAAGCGCCGCCGTTGGTGTTCGCGTAATAGATCACTTCCAGTACGCCGTGTTTTGCCTCTTCGTCTTGATGTGCTTCAGTGACAAGCTCGAGGAGTCGAAGATCAAAGAAATCGACGAGATCCCACCAGCCCAGATGGCATCACGGTACGGAAACATCTCATATAGGGTTTGGCAGGAGCGATTGGTGGAAAACAGTGAGACCCTAATGCTCCGATTCCTCCCCGATGAACTCCGATCATCTACAGTTGAGATCATCCCTTACTTCACCGATAGTTTTGGGAATTCCAGCCGTATCGACTATGGTACTGGCCACGAGACCAATTTTGCAGCGTGGTTGTATTGCTTAGCGAGGTTAGAAGTGATCAGGGAGGAGGATTATCAAGCAGCAGTGGTCAGAATCTTCGTCAAGTATATGGCTCTGATGAGGAAATTGTAGATTGTTTATTTCTTGGAGCCTGCTGGTTCTCATGGGGTTTGGGAACTTTTTGTTTTGCAATTAATATTTTAAAGCATACGTGTCTGGGTTTGTACACGCAATTGGCCATGTAAGCGTTTTTAACGCTGTTAGGGGTTAAGTAGTGACGGAGACACAGTTCATGTGGGTTTGGGTATATTCACCGCGAAAAATAAAGATTGGGTGTAAAAGTGGAACAACGTATAAGCATTGTGTATTTTCGCCGGTAAAAACCCTAGTAATTaatcaataaaatattttaattaatttgtaaaaataatttaaatggtGAAATTCTCGCTAAACTATTACACTTGTCTTGTTTTACCCCTATATATTTTTGTGTTACAAAAATACCCTCCCACGTTACCTATTTGCAAACATGGTCACTCTATTAAATATatctttagtttatttatttatttatatatatttataagggaTGACTGAAACACCCTCAcatattttagttaaaaccatatctgaggtgttacgttttaaaactatatcataatttctTACTGCGGAAGTctgaacattttttttttaatcttgaaaacttatttcacattatttatattaaacataaagtgtgtctcaaacatattatacataagtattaaataacccaatttattttcaaaacataacttcacactttattacaaatatcacattgataaactgaaataacccacaaaggTCGATATATTCATATgcacaaatcagggtcaggaccatgcttcagttctcctcatgtcattcacacatttctttctctacctgcaacacaagacaactgtgagcctaaagctcagtaagcaaagtaatgcatgcaatgctaatgattatccaatatcaatggacatacacaacttctttttaaattttgggccccttaatattgtgcacactgtttgaattggtcaatgcctgcagggcttgttacacatataatataaaatcccatgggttctcctccgactagccatcaccacagtagggcacattaaaaaccttattccatcgttgtcccgtcgggctcaagagttaaggcggtcacacactgtggtgtcaatacatataacaataactcatatggaggagaaataaaaacggaaacatggcaaacaatataattggtttactaaaacctagcccaaattattgggcagccactataagcctactataggcctccgtttacacttattaacactttcatttgccttttcaaaacagtggcactgaacttaaacttcttattacaactttcttttatgttgcacaaaacttgcaaatgcatcatataattaatcatcataatatcatgcatggtcttatatcatataataatttaccatatcactattatgtcatgcatacaaatttatgatgaagtgtcaatgtatgttaataccacttactcacaaaatattcatataatgcatactttcacataacatgtaattcttgtgttgcagttgagtactttacttaccttctgtccaaaatataattcaccgtgtaacaagtggtgtcttaggtattgatgtgcttatcctgacaatggcatggatttctcatcataatgatggcagtaatacattgaactctcatttaaaaatacccataaaacttcatatcaaatttcatacccaaaacatgcctaaaatgccttaaaccacctagatcgagcattagatttatcttagacatttggggaaattttgacagagtttccccttaattttagctatcctcaaatatcaaaatcaacaaataatcaacatcaaataacctgccataaacatatatcccaaataccaacatgattcatcataaagttatcatataccgattttgatcaAATTCAAATCTcttagatcatcacccaaattaaatgagtctccacatctattcaaacatttataaatatatatactctcttataaactcaatcaaataaccaaaaatcagtttgtactccaagaaccccaaaaacctcataaaacacaaaatttcacttaccgagcaacttttcggcgaaaacaatctcttctagcttttctaaacctcaaaccacttggaaaccaccaagaaatatcttaacaagagataaaacaccatagataagctctcagcaaaattaaaaaacatagtttaacttccaagtacaataacttaccataaaaaggttagaactaagcttaatccacttctttggctttgatttcacttggatctctttagaatttcttcaaaccagccaagaaatggtttttggttttattttatcTCTATTTTTCAGagtaatggtcgtgcaaagtgataaggttgatgaaaattctttattttcaatgatttagccttattgtatcaaaatttgacacctttcatctcatcatttcaccttttgacttatgaaaaccttatcacttcaataatttcgactcaatcatctgctaggcctattatccttatgtgtaaaacactcacaccaaaccttagatccatatgacttcatacccaatagttatgcttacccgatcgagcgtagcgcacttatgctaagctcgttttgactttgcatcaataccactgattatgtatacctcccatcaagaattgatttaatggttctaaaaccatttttacatcatcaatgagaccttaatcatacctcgattacatttggtaaatccataaatactcaattttacaccgaaatactagtaatcgacattgtactatttttcactacttaacctattttgccttctatatctcactttcatcacttaattccatgccttgaccatatttttcatactttcttatatcttgagcacatcaaacatccataaaagacaactcaaatgccacaaagttaataatattgagcatacatatagacatcgcatacacaacttttatacttatacatgaaaacacttataagaatatgcatatgctcaaattatacatattgtatgatatgtaatgcaatgcaatcatgtaaTTATTgactatattatatcaaaataatgtgggtgctacaatgACCGTGGTATGtcattaagttttttttttttttttttttttcgctGATGagtaattctaatttttttttatatcacGATAGATATTCTAGTTATGGGGCTtcctacaaatttttaagaaattctaaataatttataagAGAAGACTGTGGTAGGTCTCCACCTATTGGTAggtcttttttttattttggtacaTGGATAAATTATAACCCCAATTTTTTTTGTATGACGGTGAATATTATAGATATAGAAGACTTCCCAtaattttttaagaaattatGGATAATTTAGGGtgtaaatcaaaatttcaaacaCCATGTTGCACAATATTTtggttttttatatatatatatatatgtatgtgtaatAAGTTGTTTGAATCTCGATTTCGACAttctaaattattcaaaatttcttaaaaatttataaaaagtctcatgtaattacaatatacaccgtgatattaaaagaaaaattacaactaatctatttgccaaaaaaaaacagaaaaatgaACTACCAATAGGTCTTTTTTCAGTCTGTTTTACAGGGTATCTGTAACAgtatttttctatatatataatatagtatTATAGTACATCATACTTTGAGTTTATCTCATTTTCTGTAATATATTTTACAAATATAGTATTTTCTACCTTTAATAATTCTAGAAAAAATTGTTAATTGTGGACTGTGGTTTTGTAATAAAAAACAGAGGTAAGACTAAATAGTTGTAATAGTTAAGGAAAATTTATAATTTGttctaaattaattaaagaatGAAAAAAGAAGAATATATATTCTAtaaaataaattactttttggtgTAATATTTAGTATTAATGGTTAGAAGTACAATAGTGAAATAATGCGGAATTAATCTACACCAAGTTGTTGTAAAATTAAAACTGCATCAAACTAATATTTATGGTGGAAGATGGCAACTCTTAAAATGCttgtatatatttttaagtgaTGGATTGGAGATGTACTAGAAAAAATTGACATACGAAAGATTAAGATGCACAAACACTAtaaaaaacttagaaaataaatattaagATGATGCTACTAGCTTTATTTGTTCTAATTAAAAACACAACACATTTTTATATATCATAATAAAAATGTTTCATTTTAATTTAGGTAGcatcatatattaaaaaaaacaactttATAACAGCCCTTTCATCATTAAATATAGAGAATGATACAACTTAAGTACATATTAAAATTTAAGAAGAGTCAAAAGGCCAGAACAACAACAAAAGCACACGAACACTGTGCCTATATactacacacacatatatatatatatatataaattgccATGTTACACTacacttatttatatatatataagcttaTGACACATCCTCTTGAACCAACATAACATGacaacatgtatatatatataaatatatatattaaacttaGTGATGAACTG
It encodes the following:
- the LOC133815679 gene encoding uncharacterized protein LOC133815679: MAPPPPQHHFRDPPPFAGQARKWVLDILLKRLESDAQSAAVGVRVIDHFQYAVFCLFVLMCFSDKLEESKIKEIDEIPPAQMASRYGNISYRVWQERLVENSETLMLRFLPDELRSSTVEIIPYFTDSFGNSSRIDYGTGHETNFAAWLYCLARLEVIREEDYQAAVVRIFVKYMALMRKL